In a single window of the Natronosalvus caseinilyticus genome:
- a CDS encoding SWIM zinc finger family protein, with the protein MSSESVQPEVDARTLRAAREHMTVFEEGDALFEVTTQSGSAYTVDLREPVCSCPDFQYREDVEECKHVRRVRIEVGQVDIDALSESLNEKADDIQQDAEELIQVADELGETATALEDAVDRLQEVAGR; encoded by the coding sequence GTGAGCTCGGAGTCCGTCCAGCCCGAGGTCGACGCCCGGACTCTGCGGGCCGCACGCGAGCACATGACCGTCTTCGAAGAGGGCGATGCGCTCTTCGAGGTGACGACGCAATCCGGATCGGCCTACACGGTTGACCTGCGAGAACCAGTCTGCTCCTGTCCCGACTTCCAGTACCGCGAGGATGTGGAGGAGTGCAAACACGTTCGGAGAGTAAGGATAGAGGTCGGGCAGGTCGACATTGACGCGCTCAGCGAATCACTCAACGAAAAGGCCGACGACATCCAGCAGGATGCCGAGGAACTGATCCAGGTCGCTGATGAGTTAGGCGAAACGGCCACTGCACTCGAAGACGCAGTCGATCGGCTTCAAGAGGTGGCAGGAAGATGA
- a CDS encoding type I restriction endonuclease subunit R, with amino-acid sequence MPNEYVESERPALDALQQLGWEVVDQQRSTWIDPRETKSSAVLEPRLCDAVKRLNPWLNENNLNKAVHKITQVAGTSTMDENEQIHEKLVRHISVEQNRGHGKQHQTVQYIDYQNPENNDFFALNQFRVEGPVEVVKPDIVLFVNGIPLGVVECKSPQIPEPRSEALDQLTRYQNERDGESEGAEELFRYNQFSVAAWMEGAVMGTYGTPKDQYKPWRDAYPLEDDELIELFDLDDYLPDQYRMLYALFEPSRLLDQLRHFTVFENRQSGAIKMVARYQQYRAVRKALERIDKRGRREAQGGVVWHTQGSGKSLTMLFLALKLRRNEDDPTLLLVTDRRALNDQIHATFERCGFPNPKKAESIEDLRDRLSYDAGETITTLIHKFQTTDDEEDFPVLSRNENVYVMADEAHRTQDKEFANNMRTALPNAFYVGFTGTPIEKDERNTRRTFGNYIDTYTIDQSLEDGATVEILYQGRLADIHLEGETLDRLFDRIFSDKTDEEKAEIQKRYARTQDLAEAQPRIDRVALDIIEHYENDVPEPFKGMVVTTSKEAAIRYKETLDNLNGPESRVIISEGHNDPEHIKKWTPSDSEKSQYKESFVDPNGEVVLLIVCDMLLTGFDAPVAQVMYLDKPLREHSLLQAIARVNRPFEEKTHGLIIDYYGVSDELKEALAMFSSKDVERAMVPVEDKQPDLEAAHSKAVSFFHDLDDVEQCVQSLEPDDRRIEFKNAFKRFSQLMDVVLPDPMANPYREDLERLSTIYGKAKERYRDETMNLEGAGAKVRELIQDHITSRGIEVLNDEPVSIMEEVEYDAKLEGLKSDEARASEMQNAIKHELNVRFDEDPVQYGSLRDRLEELIEKYREGRYDERETIEELRALMDEIRSRDKQARNKGLRDETDLSFYHALEDVLDKHDAEEEELIELTADLVGTVEEFVTKVEWKEKTQLQNRMRKEVTGELYRSDIDISGDERRELTNRVIELARNHYQ; translated from the coding sequence ATGCCCAACGAGTACGTCGAGTCTGAACGTCCCGCCCTTGACGCACTCCAGCAACTCGGTTGGGAGGTCGTCGACCAGCAACGCTCCACTTGGATCGATCCTCGGGAGACGAAGTCCTCGGCCGTACTCGAACCGCGTCTTTGCGATGCAGTTAAGCGCCTGAATCCGTGGCTCAACGAGAACAACCTGAACAAGGCCGTCCACAAGATCACACAGGTCGCTGGGACGAGCACGATGGACGAAAACGAGCAGATCCACGAGAAGCTCGTCCGCCACATCTCTGTCGAACAGAACCGCGGACACGGCAAGCAGCACCAGACGGTCCAGTACATCGACTACCAGAACCCCGAGAACAACGACTTCTTCGCGCTCAACCAGTTCCGGGTTGAGGGACCGGTCGAGGTCGTCAAGCCCGATATCGTGCTGTTCGTCAACGGAATCCCGCTCGGCGTCGTCGAGTGCAAGAGTCCCCAGATCCCAGAGCCGCGTTCGGAGGCGCTTGATCAGCTCACCCGCTATCAAAACGAACGCGACGGAGAGTCGGAGGGGGCCGAGGAGCTGTTCCGGTACAACCAGTTTTCGGTCGCGGCCTGGATGGAGGGGGCGGTTATGGGCACGTACGGAACACCGAAAGACCAGTACAAGCCCTGGCGGGACGCCTACCCGCTGGAAGACGACGAACTAATCGAGCTGTTCGACCTCGATGACTATCTCCCGGATCAGTACCGGATGCTCTATGCGTTGTTCGAGCCCTCGCGCCTGCTTGACCAGTTACGGCACTTCACAGTGTTCGAGAACCGACAGAGCGGCGCAATCAAGATGGTCGCTCGGTATCAGCAGTACCGAGCGGTCCGGAAGGCACTCGAACGGATCGACAAGCGCGGACGGCGCGAGGCACAGGGCGGTGTCGTCTGGCACACCCAGGGCTCCGGTAAGTCGCTCACGATGCTCTTTCTCGCGCTGAAGCTGCGCCGAAACGAGGACGACCCGACACTTCTCTTAGTCACGGACCGCCGGGCGCTCAACGACCAGATTCACGCAACGTTCGAACGCTGTGGCTTCCCAAATCCGAAAAAGGCCGAGAGCATCGAGGATCTCCGCGATCGGCTCTCGTACGACGCGGGCGAGACGATCACGACGCTGATTCACAAGTTCCAGACCACGGACGACGAAGAGGACTTCCCGGTGCTCTCCCGTAACGAGAACGTCTACGTGATGGCCGACGAGGCCCACCGGACGCAGGACAAGGAGTTCGCGAACAATATGCGGACGGCGCTCCCGAACGCCTTCTACGTTGGGTTCACCGGAACCCCCATCGAGAAAGACGAGCGCAACACCCGCCGGACGTTCGGGAACTACATTGACACGTACACGATCGATCAGTCACTGGAGGATGGCGCGACGGTCGAGATCCTGTATCAGGGACGTCTTGCCGACATCCACCTCGAAGGCGAAACGCTCGATCGCCTATTCGATCGCATCTTCTCGGACAAGACGGACGAAGAAAAGGCGGAGATCCAGAAGCGATACGCCCGCACGCAAGATCTCGCGGAGGCACAACCTCGAATCGACCGAGTCGCACTGGACATCATCGAACACTACGAGAACGACGTGCCTGAGCCGTTCAAGGGCATGGTCGTCACCACAAGCAAGGAGGCGGCGATTCGGTACAAAGAAACCCTTGACAACCTGAACGGGCCGGAGTCACGAGTCATTATCTCTGAGGGGCACAATGACCCTGAACACATCAAGAAGTGGACTCCCAGCGACTCCGAGAAGAGCCAGTACAAGGAATCGTTCGTCGATCCGAACGGCGAGGTTGTGCTGCTTATCGTCTGTGACATGCTCCTGACAGGCTTCGACGCGCCGGTGGCTCAGGTGATGTACCTCGATAAGCCACTACGGGAGCACAGCCTGTTGCAGGCGATCGCTCGTGTGAACCGGCCGTTCGAGGAGAAGACCCACGGGCTTATCATCGACTACTACGGCGTCTCGGACGAATTGAAGGAGGCGCTCGCGATGTTCAGTTCCAAAGATGTCGAGCGGGCGATGGTGCCGGTCGAGGACAAACAGCCTGATCTTGAGGCGGCCCACAGCAAGGCGGTCTCGTTTTTCCACGATCTCGATGACGTCGAACAGTGCGTTCAGTCGCTTGAACCGGACGACCGCCGAATCGAGTTCAAGAACGCGTTTAAGCGGTTTTCGCAACTGATGGACGTTGTCCTCCCGGATCCCATGGCGAACCCCTACCGGGAGGATCTTGAGCGTCTCAGCACGATCTATGGAAAGGCGAAGGAGCGGTACCGCGATGAGACGATGAACCTCGAAGGGGCGGGAGCAAAGGTCCGCGAGTTGATTCAGGACCACATCACGTCACGGGGCATCGAGGTTTTGAACGATGAACCCGTCTCGATTATGGAGGAAGTCGAGTACGACGCGAAACTTGAAGGCTTAAAAAGCGACGAAGCTCGGGCGAGTGAGATGCAAAATGCAATCAAGCACGAGCTCAACGTTCGGTTCGACGAAGATCCAGTGCAGTACGGTTCTCTCAGAGATCGGCTCGAAGAGCTCATTGAAAAGTACCGAGAAGGGCGATACGACGAGCGCGAGACTATCGAGGAGCTTCGGGCGTTGATGGACGAGATTCGCTCCCGCGACAAGCAGGCGCGGAACAAAGGGCTCCGCGACGAGACCGATCTCTCGTTCTATCACGCCCTTGAAGACGTGCTGGACAAGCACGATGCTGAGGAGGAAGAGCTCATCGAGCTCACCGCTGACTTAGTTGGAACCGTTGAGGAGTTCGTGACGAAGGTTGAATGGAAGGAGAAGACGCAGCTGCAGAACCGGATGCGGAAGGAAGTGACGGGAGAGTTGTATCGGTCTGATATCGACATCTCGGGTGACGAGCGGCGGGAGCTAACCAACCGCGTCATCGAACTCGCGCGAAATCATTACCAATGA
- a CDS encoding helix-turn-helix transcriptional regulator translates to MAKELEISSGYVYQHLQELQDEGMIEVHEDETEGRQRTTYQLTENGELLLEALGE, encoded by the coding sequence ATGGCGAAGGAGTTGGAGATCTCGTCTGGGTACGTCTATCAGCACCTACAGGAGTTACAAGACGAAGGGATGATCGAGGTCCACGAGGACGAAACTGAAGGGCGACAGCGCACTACTTACCAGCTAACCGAAAACGGGGAACTACTGTTGGAAGCCCTCGGAGAATAG
- a CDS encoding restriction endonuclease subunit S, producing the protein MSEAVEKSKVREGYKEIHLGPKTVRIPEKWEVVKTNSVCQKITDGTHNSPDTVDEGYPYITSKNIRENGFRLDDIGYISEEDHKKIYSRCDPQLGDVLYVKDGANTGIARKNTLDFEFSLLSSVALIRTDRDRLDPDFLTHHLNWPLFKKVMQSKMSGTGISRLTVTKIKNSEVLLPPLPKQRRIADVLSTVDEQIQQTDKIIEEAKELKQGLMQDLLIGGLSNGSTQEIQIGPRTLQIPDHWDMEPCGQLFEAINGRAFKTEEWEEEGTQIIRIQDLRPGAEAETNYANFEVDDKYHVTVGDLLFCWAGNIKTSLGAYIWSGDDAYLNQHIYNLRPKKELDKRFFAFSLNQHLRLLKTMVGGSAGQVHITKADFEAFQLPVPPAEEQERIANIIGCAQKKIDEEKGRKEDLQELKRGLMQDLLTGTVRVNTD; encoded by the coding sequence ATGAGCGAGGCTGTGGAAAAATCAAAGGTTCGAGAGGGGTACAAAGAGATTCATTTAGGCCCAAAGACGGTGAGAATTCCGGAAAAATGGGAAGTAGTCAAGACAAATTCGGTTTGTCAAAAGATAACGGATGGGACACATAATTCACCAGATACGGTAGATGAGGGGTACCCTTATATAACCTCCAAAAACATCCGCGAGAATGGGTTCCGCCTCGATGATATTGGGTACATTTCCGAAGAAGATCATAAGAAAATCTACTCTCGCTGTGACCCACAGCTTGGGGATGTTCTCTACGTCAAAGACGGAGCAAATACTGGAATTGCGCGGAAAAACACGCTCGATTTCGAGTTTAGTTTACTATCGAGTGTCGCACTAATTCGGACTGATCGGGACCGTCTTGACCCAGACTTTTTAACTCATCATCTCAACTGGCCGCTATTCAAAAAGGTAATGCAGTCAAAGATGAGTGGGACCGGAATCTCTCGACTTACAGTCACAAAAATCAAAAATTCAGAGGTCTTACTCCCACCACTCCCCAAACAGCGCCGAATCGCCGATGTCCTCTCGACGGTCGACGAGCAGATCCAACAGACGGATAAAATTATCGAGGAGGCGAAGGAGTTGAAGCAGGGTCTAATGCAAGATCTTTTGATTGGAGGACTATCTAATGGCTCCACTCAAGAGATCCAGATTGGCCCTCGAACATTACAGATTCCAGACCATTGGGATATGGAGCCCTGTGGCCAGTTATTTGAGGCAATCAATGGGCGTGCCTTCAAGACTGAAGAGTGGGAAGAAGAGGGAACCCAGATTATTAGAATCCAAGACCTGCGGCCCGGCGCAGAAGCTGAAACCAATTACGCAAACTTCGAGGTAGACGACAAGTACCATGTCACAGTCGGAGATTTGCTATTCTGCTGGGCGGGAAATATCAAGACCTCACTCGGCGCATACATTTGGTCAGGAGATGATGCATATCTTAATCAACACATCTACAATCTTCGTCCTAAGAAAGAGTTGGATAAGCGATTCTTCGCATTTTCACTAAACCAACACCTAAGATTGCTTAAGACGATGGTTGGAGGGTCTGCAGGTCAAGTCCATATTACCAAGGCGGATTTTGAGGCGTTCCAACTACCTGTTCCCCCAGCGGAAGAACAAGAACGAATTGCAAACATCATTGGATGTGCACAGAAAAAAATAGATGAGGAAAAAGGTAGGAAAGAGGATTTACAGGAACTAAAACGCGGCCTTATGCAGGATCTCCTCACCGGCACAGTCCGCGTCAACACAGACTAA
- a CDS encoding DUF6908 domain-containing protein: protein MKAAKEILVLLGIESIEEMTVNESYTVEVAGFEDLTIEKIGPDRLSVAHHYVQRGDLMCDPEIVFHIDNGEWRPVRYTQHPGVHQHNPAGVDVEDFVTQWSENLQEQGFVDAAKEMPDGC from the coding sequence ATGAAGGCCGCTAAGGAGATCCTCGTCTTGCTCGGTATCGAGTCCATCGAGGAGATGACGGTCAACGAGAGCTACACGGTTGAAGTCGCGGGCTTCGAGGATCTGACCATCGAGAAGATCGGGCCAGATCGTCTCAGCGTTGCGCATCACTACGTCCAGCGGGGCGACCTGATGTGCGACCCCGAGATCGTGTTTCACATCGATAACGGGGAGTGGAGGCCAGTACGATACACTCAGCATCCGGGGGTTCACCAGCACAATCCCGCCGGGGTCGACGTCGAGGACTTCGTGACGCAGTGGAGCGAGAATCTGCAGGAGCAGGGCTTCGTGGATGCGGCGAAGGAGATGCCAGATGGATGCTGA
- a CDS encoding DUF6166 domain-containing protein — MSSDVGAETQGSSTQNTTPRPSVTSGSAEIVYRGYRDPTAPVGEKCTVSVDGDPLNSRYDLLPASRSEIEWGYGGSGPAQLAIALLAHAVDDEAACDHYQRFKRDVVAELPEKGWALRAADLDAWYEEVSADA; from the coding sequence ATGAGCAGCGATGTCGGAGCTGAAACCCAGGGTTCGAGCACCCAGAACACCACTCCACGACCTTCAGTGACGTCCGGTTCGGCGGAAATAGTCTACCGCGGCTATCGAGACCCGACTGCACCGGTAGGCGAAAAGTGTACGGTCAGCGTCGACGGCGATCCACTCAACTCCAGGTACGATCTCCTGCCGGCTTCGAGAAGTGAGATCGAGTGGGGTTATGGGGGAAGCGGTCCCGCACAACTCGCGATTGCGTTGCTGGCGCATGCGGTGGATGATGAAGCCGCCTGTGATCACTACCAGCGGTTCAAGCGAGATGTCGTAGCCGAGCTGCCTGAGAAGGGATGGGCACTTCGGGCAGCCGATCTCGACGCCTGGTACGAGGAGGTGAGTGCCGATGCTTGA
- a CDS encoding M48 family metallopeptidase produces MSERLQRRHHIGQTVVPYTVDWSENRETIGLSIDKSLELTVTAPMTATVADVEDVLESRQEWLLQKLYGLKEQEGPPYPKEYMSGEKLQYRGRQYPLKAVEADVPEPRLSFDEQTFTLRVHRFDGDVDDVSVRRKHQAVVDWFVERAEEELPNRVSRFESRLGLDDVPVWVGEIDGRWGEYDSGTVRLNWRLIRAPVRIQDYVIAHELAHSVHNEHSGAFWNTVGALIPDYEDRREWLRVNGNSLTL; encoded by the coding sequence ATGAGCGAACGCCTACAGCGTCGACATCATATCGGCCAAACGGTCGTGCCCTACACGGTCGATTGGTCCGAAAATCGGGAGACAATAGGACTGTCAATCGACAAGTCCTTAGAGTTGACCGTTACAGCCCCGATGACCGCGACGGTAGCAGATGTTGAGGACGTGCTTGAGTCTCGCCAAGAGTGGCTGCTTCAGAAACTCTACGGACTCAAAGAGCAAGAAGGACCGCCGTATCCGAAGGAGTACATGAGCGGGGAGAAACTCCAGTATCGGGGACGACAGTATCCGCTGAAGGCCGTTGAGGCGGATGTCCCCGAACCGAGGTTATCGTTTGACGAGCAGACGTTCACTCTTCGCGTCCACCGGTTCGATGGAGATGTAGACGACGTAAGCGTTCGTCGAAAGCACCAAGCTGTCGTTGACTGGTTTGTTGAGCGTGCGGAGGAAGAACTTCCGAACCGAGTGTCGCGTTTTGAGTCGAGGTTGGGGCTCGACGATGTGCCAGTATGGGTCGGAGAGATCGACGGTCGGTGGGGTGAATACGACAGCGGAACCGTTCGCCTCAACTGGCGGTTGATCCGGGCACCCGTTCGAATCCAAGATTACGTTATCGCTCATGAGTTGGCCCATTCAGTACATAATGAGCACTCTGGCGCGTTCTGGAACACGGTTGGTGCTCTCATTCCGGATTACGAGGATCGCCGCGAATGGCTCCGGGTAAACGGGAACTCTCTGACTCTCTGA
- a CDS encoding type I restriction-modification system subunit M, producing MAEKDQATLPGTEPDLLTLPTLEKHLWAAADKLRGSIDSADYKNYIFGLLFLKRANDRFEEETEEVAEELGIPVETARDDRDLHEEFWIPERARWNHIKAQETDVGAALNKALAAIEDENDPIADRVLTTVDFNDKERLPDALLSDLVSHFDKHRYRNADLKDPDIFGRAYEYLINKFADDAGKKGGEFYTPRAVVRLIVKCVNPKPGHRVYDPCCGSAGMLIYSAEHIRESGGDMNDFSLYGQERNLNTWAIGQMNVLLHELYDAKIEKGDTITDPKRVTEHDELEVFDRVIANPMWNQKEWNKDWVEDNEPYNRFPYGLPPSNRGDWTWIQLMIASLNETGKAGVVMDNGVLFRSRSEKKIRKPILEDDLVEAVIALPENLFYNTSSPGCILILNKDKPEERGDKVQFIYAEDQKLRESDVQVFEELSNQNQLTDEGVEYLAETFLTGREEDHHSRLVDLEEIEENDWNLNVPRYVDTTEPEEPIDVSERLQELDKLAEERRETDEELQRYMEELEYV from the coding sequence ATGGCTGAAAAGGACCAGGCCACGCTACCTGGAACGGAACCCGATCTACTTACACTTCCTACACTCGAAAAACATCTCTGGGCGGCTGCGGATAAACTTCGGGGAAGCATCGACTCGGCGGACTACAAGAACTACATCTTCGGGCTGCTGTTCCTCAAGCGGGCCAACGATCGCTTTGAAGAGGAGACCGAAGAGGTCGCTGAGGAGCTCGGGATTCCGGTGGAAACCGCCAGAGACGACCGAGACCTCCACGAGGAGTTCTGGATTCCCGAGCGCGCCCGGTGGAACCACATCAAGGCCCAGGAGACCGACGTCGGCGCGGCACTGAATAAGGCACTTGCGGCGATCGAAGACGAGAACGATCCCATCGCCGACCGCGTGCTCACCACAGTCGATTTCAACGACAAAGAGCGTCTCCCGGACGCTCTGCTCTCGGATTTGGTCTCACACTTCGACAAACATCGCTACCGGAATGCCGACCTCAAGGACCCCGATATTTTCGGGCGGGCCTACGAGTACCTCATCAACAAATTCGCCGACGACGCCGGCAAGAAGGGCGGCGAGTTCTATACACCGCGAGCGGTCGTGCGTCTCATCGTTAAGTGCGTCAACCCTAAACCGGGTCATCGCGTCTACGACCCCTGTTGTGGGTCAGCGGGGATGCTCATCTACTCTGCTGAGCACATCCGCGAGTCGGGTGGAGACATGAACGACTTCTCGCTGTATGGCCAGGAAAGGAACCTGAACACGTGGGCGATCGGCCAGATGAACGTCCTGCTGCATGAGCTGTACGACGCAAAGATCGAGAAGGGCGACACCATTACAGACCCCAAGCGCGTCACCGAGCATGACGAATTGGAAGTGTTCGATCGGGTAATCGCGAACCCGATGTGGAATCAGAAGGAATGGAACAAGGACTGGGTAGAGGACAACGAGCCGTACAACCGCTTCCCGTACGGACTCCCGCCGTCGAACCGCGGCGACTGGACGTGGATTCAGCTCATGATCGCCTCGCTCAACGAGACCGGAAAGGCGGGCGTCGTCATGGACAACGGCGTGCTGTTCCGCTCGCGATCGGAGAAGAAAATCCGTAAGCCGATCCTGGAGGACGATCTCGTCGAGGCCGTGATCGCGCTACCGGAGAACCTGTTTTACAACACCTCGTCGCCGGGGTGTATCCTGATACTGAACAAGGACAAGCCCGAGGAGAGAGGGGATAAAGTTCAGTTCATCTACGCCGAGGATCAGAAGCTTCGGGAGTCAGACGTACAGGTGTTCGAAGAACTCTCGAATCAGAACCAGCTTACCGACGAGGGCGTTGAGTACCTCGCCGAGACGTTCCTGACTGGGCGCGAAGAGGACCATCACAGTCGGCTTGTTGACCTTGAGGAAATCGAGGAGAACGACTGGAACCTAAACGTGCCGAGATACGTCGATACGACCGAACCCGAGGAACCGATCGACGTAAGCGAGAGGCTACAGGAGTTGGATAAATTGGCCGAGGAGCGCCGGGAGACCGACGAAGAACTGCAGCGGTATATGGAGGAATTGGAGTACGTATGA
- a CDS encoding endonuclease NucS domain-containing protein: MEEGDIVIAYAPEKGHLTGAGTVGELRYDEDMSFRYLTEEEAQEAQVADHYYIRPVTWFDWGTPVQVTDLSKRFQVNGSDQLPTPGTFNRYGTLETHANRLETLAEEINQAETVESSLGGFGPEQESQIQEWVVNNIRHLGLKNPRREVRTAAGRIDVLADSDHGETVIEIKHGRAGDRALGQLLGYIGSRSEENSGPVSGILLADSFTSRVKHAEKILDDVTLYEFEVETRLQQV, encoded by the coding sequence ATGGAGGAGGGAGACATTGTGATAGCATACGCCCCTGAAAAAGGGCACCTCACTGGTGCCGGGACGGTCGGCGAACTTCGCTACGACGAGGACATGTCATTTCGGTATTTGACAGAAGAGGAAGCCCAGGAGGCACAGGTCGCCGACCACTACTACATTCGGCCGGTGACTTGGTTTGATTGGGGAACACCTGTCCAAGTCACTGATCTCTCGAAGCGGTTCCAAGTCAACGGTAGCGACCAGCTCCCGACGCCTGGCACATTCAACCGATACGGCACGCTGGAGACCCATGCTAACCGATTGGAAACCCTGGCTGAAGAGATCAACCAGGCCGAGACAGTCGAATCGTCACTCGGCGGATTCGGACCAGAACAGGAGTCTCAGATCCAGGAATGGGTGGTTAACAACATCAGACATCTCGGGCTCAAAAATCCCCGCAGAGAAGTCCGAACAGCCGCAGGCCGCATCGATGTCTTGGCTGACAGTGACCACGGTGAAACAGTGATAGAGATCAAACACGGGCGTGCAGGCGATCGAGCGTTAGGACAACTGCTTGGCTACATTGGGTCACGTAGTGAGGAGAACTCGGGGCCGGTATCAGGAATTCTGCTTGCAGACAGCTTCACATCTCGCGTAAAACACGCCGAGAAGATTCTTGACGATGTAACGCTCTATGAGTTTGAGGTAGAAACGAGGCTTCAGCAAGTTTGA
- a CDS encoding DUF4268 domain-containing protein encodes MATFEGPDFHELEPQDVRDYWEHEAHEFTPWLADQIRSEEASHIEDVLGLDLDVIETEKNVGKYSVDILAEVIDDGRQVVIENQLNSSDHDHLGKCIAYAAGVDADIIVWLSPQFNDEHKDAFNWLNKNSREGIDLFAIRLEVWRIAESPPAVRLNPVEDPSEWKEKAKRSEGDVSDTKKLQEEYWTQFRDLITDGDTPLRPRKPKPQHWYNNPIGRAGFKLQFTTNTVENRLYCQLIIKDDPEAYQQLESQKAEIEDEMGESLIWSPPEEAQRNSNRAKITLRRSGKLEDKESWEEYHDWMIDRGERFHEVFYNRIQNL; translated from the coding sequence ATGGCAACGTTCGAGGGTCCAGACTTCCATGAGCTTGAACCACAAGATGTCCGGGACTATTGGGAACATGAAGCTCATGAATTCACTCCATGGTTGGCTGATCAGATCCGGTCAGAAGAAGCATCCCACATAGAGGATGTCCTCGGGTTAGATCTGGATGTCATCGAAACGGAGAAGAACGTCGGTAAGTACAGCGTCGATATTTTGGCGGAAGTGATTGATGACGGGCGTCAGGTGGTTATTGAGAACCAGCTGAACTCATCCGATCACGATCATCTGGGGAAGTGTATCGCCTATGCGGCTGGAGTTGACGCAGACATCATTGTCTGGCTGTCTCCACAGTTCAACGACGAGCACAAGGACGCGTTCAACTGGCTCAACAAAAATAGTCGCGAGGGGATCGACCTCTTCGCAATCAGGCTGGAAGTCTGGCGGATCGCAGAATCGCCGCCCGCAGTTCGGCTCAACCCGGTCGAAGATCCATCAGAGTGGAAAGAGAAGGCGAAACGGTCGGAAGGGGACGTATCCGATACGAAGAAGCTCCAAGAGGAGTATTGGACGCAGTTTCGAGACCTGATCACCGACGGTGATACTCCACTGCGGCCACGAAAACCGAAACCCCAGCACTGGTACAATAATCCGATCGGCCGAGCCGGGTTTAAACTCCAGTTCACCACCAACACCGTGGAGAACAGACTGTATTGTCAGCTCATCATCAAGGATGATCCCGAGGCCTACCAGCAACTGGAGAGTCAGAAAGCCGAGATCGAGGACGAGATGGGCGAGTCACTGATCTGGAGTCCCCCTGAGGAAGCCCAACGCAACAGCAACCGAGCGAAGATCACCTTACGTCGATCAGGGAAACTTGAAGACAAAGAATCGTGGGAGGAGTATCACGACTGGATGATCGATCGGGGTGAGCGATTCCACGAAGTCTTCTACAACCGCATCCAGAATTTGTAA